The following proteins come from a genomic window of Mariniflexile sp. TRM1-10:
- a CDS encoding sensor histidine kinase produces the protein MRYLYLILSISVCFFNGLSAQQETRYKDTLFVDGPNSFDLSEYITFWVDSSGTGSIELAENALKNKKFKHWKKGSVLNLGLNPYDTWLHLKVVNTSKDYHQYWWALYSQADSVSVYAFKNDHWQLHTEVTNQTLLKNRPIKTRFPVAEIHLNHGEYQQLLMKITNIRHTQHAITDFTTPQHNLLWEINFYGKIGFFIGCFFLIALLSILFSGVIKEWTFLYYGLYLLCIVILILSEELMVPIVNSPILFYSINHVHSLFLSLIALFLHYKIIVYGIGRTRSISLLFFKKSSLLNQIFLWIAILYTIIYFVGKDALHFGVDVFKFMWYSTIVCIVLSMINNFCVIIYLMYMKGYFLYGIVLAFLLLYFNPAGYFLNYSGIFNYYTITYPNYFYWIVSLEILFFTLILAIQYRRTVYNNLNLIKEKKEQEASAILRDIEIQDLERRKIAQDLHDDLGTTISAIKLIITNQYASDTGLKNMITKANNDIRQFFAKLTVSDFNNEKISNIIEQTISNLQRLNQIDFKLIVSGKEALIPDYLIKPLSRIAVELLLNTMKHSHATEATIQLITDTEQVQLIVEDNGKGFDLQKPQKGMGIANIYSRTERWGGQVHFSSSQTGTTVIVIIPLKIQNTP, from the coding sequence ATGAGATACCTTTATCTTATACTGAGTATAAGCGTTTGTTTTTTTAATGGACTTTCTGCGCAACAGGAAACACGATATAAAGACACCCTTTTTGTAGATGGCCCTAATAGCTTCGACCTTTCTGAGTATATAACGTTTTGGGTAGATAGTTCTGGTACAGGAAGTATAGAGTTGGCAGAAAATGCCTTAAAGAATAAAAAATTCAAGCATTGGAAAAAAGGAAGTGTTCTTAATTTAGGTTTAAACCCTTATGATACATGGCTACATCTTAAGGTGGTCAATACTTCTAAAGATTATCATCAATATTGGTGGGCTTTATACAGTCAGGCAGATTCAGTTTCGGTATATGCGTTTAAAAATGATCATTGGCAACTTCATACAGAGGTTACCAACCAAACACTTCTTAAAAACCGTCCCATAAAAACAAGATTTCCAGTTGCGGAAATTCATTTGAACCATGGCGAATATCAGCAACTTCTTATGAAGATAACAAATATACGTCATACACAACATGCGATAACCGATTTCACAACGCCTCAGCACAATCTGTTATGGGAAATCAATTTCTATGGGAAGATAGGGTTTTTTATCGGCTGCTTCTTTTTAATTGCTTTGCTAAGCATCCTGTTTAGTGGTGTCATAAAAGAATGGACCTTTTTATATTATGGTCTTTATCTGTTGTGTATCGTGATACTCATATTGTCTGAAGAGCTGATGGTACCTATCGTTAATTCGCCCATATTATTTTATAGTATCAATCATGTTCACTCGCTTTTTTTAAGCCTTATTGCTTTGTTCCTACATTACAAAATCATTGTATATGGGATTGGTCGCACGCGTTCCATATCTCTGCTATTTTTTAAAAAATCCAGTTTACTGAATCAGATATTTTTATGGATAGCAATTTTATATACCATCATATATTTTGTTGGGAAGGATGCATTGCACTTTGGAGTGGATGTCTTTAAATTTATGTGGTATTCAACCATTGTTTGTATTGTTTTAAGTATGATCAATAACTTCTGTGTCATTATTTATTTAATGTATATGAAAGGCTATTTTCTTTATGGCATTGTTTTGGCATTTTTATTATTATACTTTAATCCTGCAGGATATTTTCTTAATTACTCAGGAATATTTAATTATTATACCATTACATATCCAAATTATTTTTATTGGATTGTTAGCTTAGAGATACTGTTTTTTACACTTATTTTAGCAATACAATATCGTAGAACAGTTTATAATAATTTGAATCTTATAAAAGAAAAAAAAGAACAGGAAGCATCTGCCATACTTAGGGATATTGAAATACAGGATTTGGAACGTCGCAAAATTGCTCAAGATTTACATGACGATTTGGGTACAACTATTAGTGCTATTAAGTTGATTATTACAAACCAATACGCTTCTGATACTGGGTTAAAGAACATGATTACCAAAGCGAATAATGATATTCGACAGTTTTTTGCCAAACTAACCGTTTCAGATTTTAATAATGAAAAAATTTCCAATATTATTGAACAAACCATTTCCAACTTACAACGATTGAATCAAATAGACTTTAAATTGATTGTATCTGGTAAGGAAGCGCTCATCCCTGACTATTTGATAAAACCGCTTTCCAGAATTGCTGTTGAGTTGCTTTTGAACACCATGAAGCATTCCCATGCAACAGAAGCAACCATACAACTCATTACTGATACAGAACAAGTACAACTCATTGTTGAAGATAATGGGAAAGGCTTTGACCTTCAAAAACCTCAAAAGGGTATGGGCATTGCCAATATCTATTCACGCACGGAGCGTTGGGGAGGCCAAGTCCACTTTTCAAGTAGTCAAACAGGAACAACGGTCATTGTAATCATTCCATTAAAAATCCAAAACACACCATGA
- a CDS encoding response regulator, which produces MTKPCNTVIVDDHSLFAEGLKRILEDDLNFRLTAIYNIAEDALHAFNNSPPELVLLDIQLPGMGGLEFCRQMKERYPEMKVVMISMFESTSIISDAKASHANGYIPKTTDAQLFKTTLYDIIKGNNVFLSKSSFKAPTTNQPQYISLLSKRELDIITYIKQGHTSKEIAEQLFISQFTVDTHRKNILKKLQLPSVKALIAFAHENHI; this is translated from the coding sequence ATGACAAAGCCATGCAATACCGTCATTGTCGATGATCATTCACTGTTTGCTGAAGGACTTAAACGGATTTTAGAAGACGACCTAAATTTTAGGCTGACAGCAATATATAATATAGCCGAAGATGCTTTACACGCATTCAATAATTCACCTCCCGAATTGGTGTTGTTGGATATTCAATTGCCCGGTATGGGTGGATTGGAATTTTGCAGACAGATGAAAGAACGCTACCCAGAAATGAAAGTGGTCATGATTTCAATGTTTGAATCAACTTCCATTATTTCCGATGCAAAAGCATCCCATGCTAATGGATATATTCCTAAAACAACAGACGCCCAATTGTTTAAAACTACTTTGTATGATATTATAAAAGGTAACAATGTATTTTTATCAAAATCTTCTTTTAAAGCACCAACAACAAATCAACCACAGTACATAAGCCTTTTGAGCAAACGCGAACTCGATATAATCACGTATATCAAACAAGGACATACGTCTAAAGAAATAGCAGAACAACTGTTTATCAGTCAGTTTACGGTGGATACACATCGTAAAAACATTCTAAAAAAACTACAATTACCATCTGTAAAAGCACTCATTGCTTTTGCACATGAAAACCATATTTAA
- a CDS encoding 2-hydroxyacid dehydrogenase, with product MEVLVYSAKDFEIPYLEEANSKRHKLTFLSESLSSETVMNSVGYDAVSIFSADDGSAIILEKLKEFGVKYLALRCTGHDNVNLKVAARLGIKVANVPDYSPYAIAEHAVSLLLGLNRRLIESNKRVRSFNFDINGLIGFDLNNKTVGILGTGKIGSVMAKIMYGFGCKLFGYDLVQNKTLKEKYGMAYTSLEDICRQADIISIHLPLNSETHYLINKNIVDIMKPGIVIINTARGAILDTKSVLVGLESGVIGALGLDVYEHEKKLFFKDMSQAIPFEDINIIKLNIMPNVLITGHHAFLTEEALAKITEITIYNLNCWESGKENTNDLV from the coding sequence ATGGAAGTACTTGTCTATAGTGCTAAAGATTTTGAAATCCCTTATTTGGAAGAAGCCAATTCAAAAAGGCATAAGCTCACATTTTTGAGTGAATCTTTATCGTCCGAAACCGTAATGAATAGTGTAGGTTATGATGCTGTCTCTATTTTTTCAGCAGATGATGGCAGTGCAATTATATTGGAAAAACTAAAAGAATTTGGTGTTAAGTATCTTGCTTTAAGATGTACGGGCCATGATAATGTAAACCTTAAAGTGGCTGCTAGATTAGGTATTAAAGTTGCAAACGTGCCAGACTATTCACCGTATGCCATTGCAGAACATGCTGTGTCCTTATTGTTAGGACTTAACAGAAGATTAATAGAGTCCAATAAACGTGTCCGTTCTTTTAATTTTGATATTAATGGACTAATAGGTTTTGACCTTAATAACAAAACGGTTGGGATTTTGGGAACTGGAAAGATAGGTTCGGTTATGGCAAAAATCATGTATGGCTTTGGGTGTAAATTATTTGGATACGATCTCGTACAAAATAAAACACTTAAGGAGAAATATGGAATGGCTTATACGTCTCTTGAAGATATTTGCCGACAGGCAGATATTATTTCCATCCATTTACCACTAAACTCCGAGACACATTATTTAATCAATAAAAATATTGTAGATATAATGAAACCAGGTATTGTGATTATAAACACTGCAAGAGGCGCAATTCTTGATACGAAAAGTGTATTGGTAGGATTGGAAAGTGGGGTGATTGGTGCTTTAGGGCTGGATGTTTATGAACATGAAAAAAAACTTTTTTTCAAGGATATGTCCCAAGCCATACCATTTGAAGATATAAATATCATAAAACTCAATATTATGCCAAACGTGCTCATTACTGGTCACCATGCTTTTTTAACAGAAGAGGCACTTGCTAAAATTACCGAAATAACCATCTATAATCTTAATTGTTGGGAAAGTGGAAAAGAGAATACGAATGATTTAGTATAA
- a CDS encoding L,D-transpeptidase, with amino-acid sequence MVEKDITVSNYFKYIDSLVIKYDSITPYKLTEHLLVRSNPWIIDTLQNTDYYRMIARDSFIYDQKKMIVLPKGARIVIPDSIHAEKLLKSFNHTLIDINIPEFKLRIYEDSKQLYEFPVRVGRNEKKYLAMAGRIIDLKTKTGKGFIVSHVRNPDYYNPVDGRRYYTTKRDDQKITKLPQIPFLETEINGIRNGQLIHPTTNPITLGKAYSNGCIGTKEADAWVIYYYAPMDTKVNIHYDLEVIDSTGETVILKDIYSYNKKLR; translated from the coding sequence TTGGTTGAAAAAGACATTACCGTTAGCAACTATTTTAAATATATAGATTCCCTTGTTATTAAATACGATTCGATTACCCCTTATAAATTAACCGAACATCTCTTGGTAAGATCAAATCCTTGGATTATTGATACCCTGCAAAATACGGACTACTATCGAATGATAGCCCGGGATTCTTTTATCTATGACCAAAAAAAAATGATCGTACTTCCCAAAGGTGCTAGGATTGTAATACCCGATTCCATACATGCTGAAAAACTCCTTAAATCATTTAACCATACCTTGATTGACATTAACATACCAGAGTTTAAGCTTCGTATTTATGAAGATTCAAAACAACTGTATGAATTTCCAGTAAGAGTTGGGAGAAATGAAAAGAAGTACCTGGCAATGGCCGGAAGAATCATAGACTTAAAAACAAAAACGGGAAAAGGATTCATTGTTTCCCATGTAAGGAATCCTGATTATTATAACCCTGTAGATGGGCGGCGCTATTATACAACGAAACGCGATGATCAAAAAATTACCAAGTTGCCTCAGATTCCGTTTTTGGAAACCGAAATTAATGGGATTAGAAATGGACAATTAATACATCCAACTACCAATCCTATAACGCTTGGAAAAGCGTATTCCAACGGATGCATTGGCACTAAAGAAGCCGATGCATGGGTTATCTATTATTATGCTCCTATGGATACAAAAGTTAACATACATTATGATTTGGAAGTCATAGATTCAACTGGGGAAACCGTCATTTTAAAAGACATTTATAGTTATAACAAGAAATTAAGGTAA
- a CDS encoding patatin-like phospholipase family protein, with translation MKIGLVLSGGGMRGMAHIGAIHALEEHGIIPTHIAGSSVGAVVGALYAYGYDWKEMLSFFRTIQIFELKRYAVNKPGIMDAEKFYSVFKLYLKEDNFSVLKKQLFVTATNVLNGKLAIFNTGELIKPILASAAFPGIFAPVNINGSYYVDGGVLNNFPVDLLKNTCDVIIGVYVNGFDTVVISDLKHSHNVVERVFKLKTVREDIKKFKKCDLIIYPKQLSKYGTFDKKYLDAIYKIGYDAANKELVNQQLLNKIFPLKAVKSDNHHSKIALRKRPLLKTPIHTQRMECDECKANRTP, from the coding sequence ATGAAAATTGGTTTGGTACTTTCTGGAGGAGGCATGAGAGGTATGGCCCATATAGGTGCTATCCACGCATTGGAAGAACACGGCATTATACCTACCCATATAGCAGGCTCTAGTGTAGGTGCTGTTGTTGGTGCTTTATATGCTTATGGATATGATTGGAAAGAAATGCTGAGTTTTTTTAGAACCATACAGATTTTTGAACTAAAACGGTATGCAGTGAATAAACCAGGAATTATGGACGCTGAAAAATTCTATAGTGTTTTTAAGCTATACCTCAAAGAAGATAACTTTTCGGTTCTAAAAAAGCAATTGTTTGTTACAGCTACCAATGTGCTAAATGGGAAACTAGCCATTTTTAACACTGGTGAATTAATAAAACCCATATTGGCATCGGCAGCTTTTCCAGGAATATTTGCTCCTGTTAATATTAATGGATCGTACTATGTGGATGGTGGTGTTTTAAACAATTTTCCCGTAGACCTATTAAAGAATACCTGTGATGTTATTATTGGTGTATATGTCAATGGTTTTGATACAGTAGTAATAAGTGATTTAAAACATTCCCATAATGTTGTTGAAAGGGTTTTTAAATTAAAAACCGTTAGAGAAGACATTAAAAAATTCAAGAAATGTGATTTAATCATATATCCTAAACAATTAAGCAAGTATGGCACTTTTGATAAGAAGTATCTCGATGCTATTTATAAAATTGGTTATGATGCTGCCAATAAAGAACTCGTCAATCAACAATTATTGAATAAGATCTTCCCTTTAAAAGCGGTTAAAAGTGATAATCATCATTCTAAAATAGCACTACGGAAACGACCTTTATTAAAAACACCAATACACACACAACGTATGGAATGTGATGAATGTAAAGCTAACAGGACTCCATAA
- a CDS encoding MlaE family ABC transporter permease encodes MLDISNIQSHIQTFLKEIGELSYFTARFFKESFKKPFEFKEFLQQCYNMGNRSLILVAITGFIIGSVLTLQTRPTLMEFGAVSWMPSMVGISIIREIGPMITALVCAGRIGSGIGAELGSMRVTEQIDAMEVSGTNPFKYLVVTRVMATTFMIPLLVIIGDAIGLYGSYLVENLKGDVSFRLFFNQVFESLEFGDIIPATIKSFFFGLAIGLVGCFKGYYCDKGTAGVGRAANSAVVFTSLLLFIIDFIAVFAADIFYDL; translated from the coding sequence ATGCTGGACATAAGCAATATACAATCCCATATACAAACATTTTTGAAAGAAATAGGAGAGCTCTCTTATTTCACGGCACGTTTTTTTAAAGAATCCTTTAAGAAACCGTTTGAGTTTAAAGAGTTTTTGCAACAATGTTATAATATGGGAAACCGTTCATTAATATTGGTCGCCATTACGGGTTTTATCATCGGTTCGGTTTTAACTTTACAGACCAGACCTACGCTTATGGAGTTTGGAGCGGTTTCTTGGATGCCATCGATGGTAGGTATTTCCATTATTAGAGAAATTGGACCCATGATTACGGCGTTGGTATGTGCTGGTAGAATAGGCTCCGGGATCGGTGCGGAACTGGGTTCGATGCGAGTAACTGAGCAAATTGATGCCATGGAAGTGTCTGGTACAAACCCTTTTAAATATTTGGTAGTTACACGAGTTATGGCAACAACTTTTATGATTCCACTCTTAGTAATTATTGGAGATGCTATTGGATTGTATGGTTCCTATTTGGTTGAAAACCTTAAAGGCGATGTGTCTTTTCGATTATTTTTTAATCAAGTATTTGAGTCGTTGGAATTTGGAGATATCATTCCTGCAACCATCAAGTCGTTTTTCTTTGGGCTGGCGATAGGTCTTGTAGGTTGTTTTAAAGGGTATTATTGCGACAAAGGCACGGCAGGAGTAGGGAGAGCAGCAAATTCGGCAGTCGTGTTTACGTCTTTGCTCTTATTTATTATTGACTTTATAGCTGTATTTGCAGCTGATATTTTTTATGATTTATGA
- a CDS encoding ABC transporter ATP-binding protein yields MNESKTISPQEDMTKTREIVLDIKNLNKSFDDNHVLKNFNMKLYKGENLVIMGKSGSGKSVMIKCLVGLMEADSGIISVMHKDITTLDQAALDVLRSDIGFLFQGSALYDSMTVRENLEFPLRRHSGKFEKNMDTNTLVMEALENVGLAHAVDLMPAELSGGMQRRVALARTLILQPKIILYDEPTSGLDPITAKEIIILMQDIQKKYNTSSLIITHDVDCARAISDRMVLLIDGTNYAEGTFDDLSVSTDPKIKAFFKH; encoded by the coding sequence ATGAATGAAAGCAAAACCATATCACCACAAGAGGACATGACAAAAACACGAGAGATTGTCCTTGACATCAAAAACCTGAACAAAAGTTTTGATGACAATCACGTTCTCAAAAATTTCAATATGAAACTTTACAAGGGCGAAAATCTGGTTATCATGGGAAAATCGGGCTCTGGAAAATCGGTGATGATTAAATGCCTTGTGGGATTAATGGAAGCGGATAGTGGCATTATTTCGGTAATGCACAAAGACATTACAACATTAGATCAAGCAGCCTTAGATGTATTGCGATCGGACATAGGCTTTTTATTTCAAGGCAGTGCTCTGTACGATTCCATGACGGTTCGTGAAAATTTGGAATTTCCTTTGCGTAGGCATTCCGGCAAATTTGAAAAGAATATGGACACAAATACTTTGGTTATGGAAGCATTGGAAAATGTGGGATTGGCACATGCCGTAGATTTAATGCCAGCAGAACTATCTGGAGGCATGCAACGTAGGGTTGCATTGGCAAGAACCTTGATTTTACAGCCAAAAATTATTTTATATGACGAACCAACAAGTGGGCTAGATCCTATAACAGCCAAAGAAATCATTATTCTGATGCAGGATATTCAAAAGAAATACAACACATCCTCACTTATTATAACACATGATGTGGATTGTGCAAGAGCTATTTCCGATCGCATGGTCTTATTGATTGATGGCACCAATTACGCTGAAGGGACGTTTGACGACTTATCTGTTTCAACAGATCCAAAAATAAAAGCATTTTTTAAACATTAA
- a CDS encoding MlaD family protein, which translates to MKNTNSQRIRLGLFVIIGTLLFVLGIYLIGQQQNIFKKTFTISAEFQNVNGLQKGNNVRYSGINIGIVKAIEMVNDSIVRVDMSIEENIVKHIRKNAVATIGSDGLVGNMIVNILPRDGTAETIENGDMIKSFSKVGPDDLLSNLSVSIKNTEVLTEDLLKITNAIKNGQGTLATVLNDTIMSSDLKQAVRNIKIVSYDASNVLDELNDLVKSIKTDDDSVLGLLLNDTISGNQLKMTLSNLKTSSVKMEDAVGQVNTIIENINTSDGAFNYIMKDTSLVNSLESILKNVDEGTHKFNQNMEAMKHNFLTRRYFRKLERQKRREKDN; encoded by the coding sequence ATGAAAAACACAAACTCACAAAGAATACGATTAGGTCTATTTGTAATCATTGGCACACTGTTGTTTGTTTTGGGCATTTATTTAATAGGTCAACAACAGAATATATTTAAAAAAACGTTTACCATCAGTGCGGAATTCCAAAACGTGAATGGCTTGCAAAAAGGTAATAATGTACGTTATTCCGGAATTAATATAGGAATCGTAAAAGCCATTGAGATGGTAAACGATTCCATTGTAAGAGTTGATATGAGCATTGAGGAAAACATCGTAAAACATATTAGAAAAAATGCGGTGGCCACTATTGGTTCTGATGGGTTGGTTGGCAATATGATTGTTAATATTTTACCCAGAGATGGTACCGCAGAAACCATTGAAAATGGTGATATGATAAAATCATTCAGTAAAGTAGGTCCCGATGATTTGTTGAGTAATTTGAGCGTGAGTATCAAAAACACGGAAGTCTTGACAGAAGATTTGTTGAAAATAACCAATGCCATCAAAAATGGTCAAGGTACATTGGCTACAGTTCTCAATGATACCATCATGTCTTCTGATTTAAAACAAGCTGTTAGAAATATCAAAATAGTAAGTTATGATGCTTCAAATGTATTAGATGAATTAAATGACCTTGTTAAATCAATCAAAACGGATGATGATTCTGTTTTGGGATTATTGCTAAATGACACCATTTCAGGAAACCAGTTAAAGATGACATTGAGCAACCTCAAAACATCAAGTGTTAAAATGGAAGATGCGGTGGGACAAGTAAATACCATTATTGAAAATATCAACACCAGTGATGGGGCTTTCAATTATATCATGAAAGATACATCTTTGGTCAATAGTTTAGAATCTATTTTAAAGAACGTGGATGAGGGCACACACAAGTTTAACCAGAATATGGAAGCCATGAAGCATAATTTTTTGACTAGAAGATATTTTAGAAAATTAGAGAGACAAAAAAGGAGGGAAAAAGACAATTAA
- a CDS encoding DUF6544 family protein, which translates to MIYIIYKNTLYSWYIFLRARATFLIYDIKRLIFALLIMFHGLIHLMGFIKAFGFANINQLEQNISKTMGLLWLFTAILLFFIFFTFILYLKKDQWFFIAILAIVLSQILIIMSWKDAKFGTVVNIIILLVSISAYGKYEFNKKVYNETKSLLKGVTIENDSIITKEDVKYLPEIVQKWVKNSGAIGKYKTVSVQLKQKGEMKTKPSGKWMSFEAEQHINVINPGFVWSTEVHVMPMIQMIGRDKFANGEAEILIKLASLIPAVNVGKNEKINQAAMLRYMAEIIWFPSAALNPYISWESIDSTSVKATFTINNKSVVGLFKFSSIGDFMFFKAKRYYEAGDDATLETWYVESKSFKEFNGVRIPNKYQVIWKLKEGDFNWLKFEITDLKYNEG; encoded by the coding sequence ATGATTTACATTATTTATAAAAATACTCTTTATAGTTGGTATATCTTTTTAAGAGCCAGAGCAACCTTCTTAATTTATGATATCAAGCGTTTGATATTTGCGTTATTAATTATGTTCCACGGTCTCATACACCTTATGGGTTTTATAAAAGCTTTTGGATTTGCAAATATCAATCAATTAGAACAAAACATTTCTAAAACAATGGGGTTGCTTTGGCTTTTTACAGCAATTCTATTATTCTTTATATTCTTTACCTTCATTTTATACCTAAAAAAAGACCAGTGGTTTTTTATTGCTATTCTGGCAATTGTTCTTTCACAAATTCTAATTATCATGTCTTGGAAGGATGCCAAATTTGGTACAGTTGTCAATATTATTATTCTTTTGGTAAGCATTTCTGCTTATGGCAAATATGAATTTAACAAAAAAGTTTATAATGAAACCAAATCACTATTAAAGGGTGTTACAATTGAAAACGATTCTATTATCACAAAGGAAGATGTAAAGTACTTACCTGAAATAGTTCAAAAATGGGTAAAAAATTCAGGTGCTATTGGTAAATATAAAACTGTTTCCGTACAGTTGAAGCAAAAAGGAGAAATGAAAACCAAGCCTAGCGGTAAATGGATGTCTTTTGAAGCCGAACAGCATATAAACGTAATCAATCCCGGTTTTGTTTGGTCAACAGAGGTTCATGTTATGCCAATGATCCAAATGATTGGTAGGGATAAATTCGCAAATGGCGAAGCCGAGATACTAATCAAACTTGCGTCCTTAATTCCAGCTGTGAACGTAGGTAAAAATGAAAAAATAAACCAAGCAGCCATGTTAAGATATATGGCAGAGATCATCTGGTTTCCATCAGCCGCTTTAAACCCGTATATATCATGGGAATCCATTGATAGTACCTCTGTTAAAGCAACCTTTACAATAAATAACAAAAGTGTTGTTGGGCTTTTTAAATTTTCTTCTATAGGTGATTTTATGTTTTTTAAAGCCAAACGCTATTATGAAGCAGGAGATGATGCGACTTTAGAAACATGGTATGTGGAATCAAAATCTTTCAAGGAATTTAATGGTGTAAGGATACCAAATAAATACCAAGTCATTTGGAAACTAAAAGAAGGGGATTTCAATTGGTTGAAATTTGAAATTACAGATTTAAAATACAATGAGGGCTGA
- a CDS encoding pyridoxamine 5'-phosphate oxidase family protein codes for MFINLEEKEIKFILENNYIGYLGYIYKNRPYIVPTTYYFNKENNTITCYSGEGHKINAMRKNNAVSLQVASINSITSWKSVLVHGTFEQLFGSNAKAYLHKFSLGVKEVIMKQEHRTVNFISEFSSKIYNDDIPTVFIIKIEEFTGKKRHTIHA; via the coding sequence ATGTTTATAAATTTAGAAGAAAAGGAGATCAAGTTCATTTTAGAAAACAATTACATTGGGTATTTAGGTTATATCTATAAAAACAGACCTTATATTGTACCCACCACTTATTATTTTAACAAAGAAAATAACACCATTACTTGTTATTCAGGTGAAGGGCATAAAATAAATGCCATGCGTAAAAATAATGCTGTCTCATTACAAGTTGCATCCATTAATTCTATTACTAGCTGGAAATCTGTGTTAGTACACGGAACTTTTGAACAGCTTTTTGGGAGCAACGCTAAAGCTTATCTCCATAAATTTTCATTAGGAGTAAAAGAAGTTATCATGAAGCAAGAACATAGAACTGTTAATTTCATAAGTGAGTTTTCCAGTAAAATCTATAATGATGACATCCCTACTGTATTCATCATAAAAATTGAAGAATTCACCGGAAAAAAAAGACATACCATCCATGCTTAA
- a CDS encoding metallophosphoesterase — protein MRSYSLFTIVLLCLAILVIDILAFYWLQSITRLLEPSLKTIIHALFWIFTIGLISAILILKIKLDDIDPRRKQVLISSMYGLTVSSFIPKIIFVIIISLLFYLNVVFLEKESLLVIPLIGLFSGFLPFFVIVYAIFKAIYRFKIYRHTLEFEHLPPSFNELKIIHISDLHLGSFNYRFKIMNRAINLINNTNPDLIFFTGDLVNNFAWELRGWQRVFVKLKANMGKYAVLGNHDYGDYSKWKTENDKKENHEAIKQFYKDIHFKLLLNESDIIRKDHGEIAIVGVENWGYPPFKQYGDLQKALEKTASMPFKILLSHDPTLWHEAVINKTDIPLTLSGHTHGMQAAIKIKGLQWSPIKYKYQHWAGLYKVNDQYLNVNRGLGWLGFPGRLGMRPEITFLKLMNHNPLGEN, from the coding sequence ATGCGCAGCTATTCCCTATTTACAATTGTTTTATTATGCTTAGCTATTTTAGTAATTGACATATTAGCCTTTTATTGGCTTCAATCCATTACACGGTTACTCGAACCATCTCTAAAAACCATTATTCATGCTCTCTTTTGGATTTTTACCATAGGTCTTATCAGCGCTATTTTAATACTGAAAATTAAACTTGATGACATCGATCCAAGACGAAAACAAGTACTAATATCTTCCATGTATGGCCTTACCGTTTCTTCATTCATACCCAAAATAATATTTGTTATTATTATTTCCCTACTATTCTATTTAAATGTTGTTTTTTTAGAAAAAGAATCCCTTCTGGTCATTCCTCTTATAGGCCTTTTCTCTGGTTTTTTACCTTTTTTTGTCATTGTTTACGCCATATTTAAAGCCATCTACCGTTTTAAAATCTATCGGCATACGCTAGAATTCGAACACCTTCCTCCATCTTTTAACGAATTGAAAATTATACATATTTCCGATCTGCATTTAGGAAGCTTTAATTATCGTTTCAAAATTATGAACCGAGCCATAAATCTCATTAATAATACCAATCCAGACCTGATTTTTTTTACAGGTGATTTGGTGAACAATTTTGCATGGGAACTACGAGGGTGGCAACGGGTTTTTGTCAAACTAAAAGCCAATATGGGTAAATATGCTGTATTGGGCAATCATGACTATGGAGATTACAGCAAATGGAAAACTGAAAACGATAAAAAAGAAAACCACGAAGCTATTAAACAATTTTATAAAGACATCCATTTTAAACTACTTCTTAACGAATCGGATATCATTAGAAAAGACCATGGAGAAATTGCCATAGTTGGTGTTGAAAACTGGGGATATCCGCCATTTAAACAATATGGAGACTTACAAAAAGCATTAGAAAAGACTGCTTCTATGCCTTTTAAAATCTTACTGTCCCATGACCCAACGCTTTGGCATGAAGCGGTAATAAACAAAACCGACATACCCTTAACCCTTTCAGGTCACACACATGGCATGCAGGCCGCTATAAAAATTAAAGGATTACAATGGAGTCCCATTAAATATAAATACCAACATTGGGCTGGTCTTTATAAAGTTAATGACCAATACCTAAACGTGAATCGCGGTCTGGGATGGCTGGGGTTTCCTGGGCGCTTGGGTATGCGACCGGAAATTACTTTTCTAAAATTAATGAATCATAATCCGTTGGGGGAAAATTAA